A region of Nitrospirota bacterium DNA encodes the following proteins:
- the rplM gene encoding 50S ribosomal protein L13 has protein sequence MKTQFAKKGDVERKWYVVDAKDAVLGRLATKIAVQLRGKNKPVFTPNVDTGDFIIVVNADKVRLTGNKVTDKVYYHHSGYVGGIKAETAKEMFEKHPERIIEKAVWGMLPKNTLGKQMLKKLKVYRGAEHPHKAQAPEILQ, from the coding sequence ATGAAGACCCAGTTTGCAAAAAAAGGTGATGTCGAGCGCAAGTGGTATGTCGTTGATGCCAAGGATGCTGTTCTCGGCAGACTCGCCACAAAGATCGCTGTCCAGCTCAGAGGCAAGAACAAGCCTGTGTTCACACCCAACGTCGACACAGGAGATTTCATTATTGTCGTCAATGCCGACAAGGTCAGACTGACCGGCAACAAAGTGACCGACAAGGTCTATTACCATCACAGCGGATATGTCGGCGGCATCAAGGCCGAAACAGCCAAAGAGATGTTCGAAAAACACCCTGAGCGGATCATAGAGAAGGCTGTCTGGGGCATGCTGCCGAAAAACACCCTCGGCAAACAGATGCTGAAGAAGCTGAAAGTTTACAGGGGAGCTGAACACCCGCACAAGGCTCAGGCCCCGGAAATATTGCAGTAG
- a CDS encoding glycine--tRNA ligase subunit beta: protein MSEMNSSQNSASILLEIGTEEIPSRFLPQAIGDLSAIAAKTFEEYRIEYAEITVYATPRRLSLIVNGAAPSQKDNIKEVFGPAKNAAFDSEGNPTKAATGFASSLGLAVSDLRLKQKGKGKGEYVVAVVEEKGIAAKTVLPELLKKIILSLHFPKSMRWGNGSMTFVRPIAWILAISGAEKIEFDIDGLKSSNQTRGHRFLSPASFQIKDISAYRHFLETNFVLLDQNKRRDTIVKSMAQLIQNSGLQVIIDEGLIETVNYLVEYPVPVLCSFDKEYLRLPKELLITVMKDHQKYFALQDAGGYLANNFIVISNTKAENADTVRIGAQRVIKARFDDAKFYYSEDSARPLADRIENLRDVTFHARLGTLLEKTERIALIAGFLADRLCPDMKDKAVRAARLCKTDLITGVVREFPELQGIMGKYYAHHDREERDVADALEEQYMPKSFGDRIPQTEVGAMLSLADKIDNIASFFSIGLIPTGSEDPFALRRQAMGIVSIFLERGYSLGMQEVFGHALKNLQKVTAPEQVMENITNFMSQRTEFILSSAGHDQEIIRSVLQLSFVQPLSGVTSRIVALAAAKKEAAFADFLLAIKRVNNIVPKTPLPAAEPSLFQQDEEKNLSASHASLKTALAPCLEAGDFPAALKAILPITPAINGFFDKVLVMDKREEIKTNRLSLLREIWESVAPIADFSRFQS, encoded by the coding sequence ATGAGCGAAATGAACAGCAGCCAGAACAGTGCATCAATTTTGCTCGAAATAGGGACAGAGGAAATCCCGTCACGTTTTCTCCCCCAGGCAATCGGGGATCTCTCCGCAATAGCGGCAAAGACCTTTGAGGAATATCGCATCGAGTATGCTGAAATAACGGTCTATGCTACGCCGCGAAGACTTTCTCTGATCGTCAATGGCGCTGCGCCATCACAGAAAGATAATATAAAAGAAGTATTTGGACCTGCAAAAAATGCAGCCTTTGACAGCGAGGGCAATCCGACCAAAGCTGCGACAGGATTTGCATCATCCCTCGGTCTTGCAGTCTCTGACCTCAGGCTTAAACAGAAAGGCAAAGGGAAAGGGGAATATGTCGTTGCTGTGGTCGAGGAAAAAGGCATTGCTGCAAAAACCGTTCTCCCTGAACTTCTGAAAAAAATCATACTGTCCCTGCACTTCCCCAAGTCCATGCGCTGGGGCAACGGCTCCATGACGTTTGTCAGACCCATAGCATGGATCCTTGCAATTTCAGGGGCTGAGAAGATCGAGTTTGATATCGACGGCCTGAAGAGCAGCAACCAGACAAGGGGCCACCGGTTCCTTTCTCCCGCTTCGTTCCAGATAAAGGACATCTCTGCATACCGCCATTTCCTCGAAACGAATTTTGTGCTCCTTGATCAGAACAAGCGGCGCGACACGATTGTCAAGTCCATGGCTCAGCTCATCCAGAACTCGGGTCTGCAGGTCATCATCGATGAAGGGCTCATTGAAACCGTGAACTATCTTGTCGAATACCCGGTGCCGGTGCTCTGCAGTTTTGACAAGGAATATCTCAGGCTCCCCAAAGAACTGCTCATCACGGTCATGAAAGACCACCAGAAATATTTTGCATTGCAGGATGCCGGCGGCTATCTGGCAAACAATTTCATCGTCATCAGCAACACCAAGGCAGAAAATGCCGATACCGTGAGAATAGGCGCCCAGCGGGTCATCAAGGCGCGTTTTGACGATGCTAAGTTCTACTACAGCGAAGACTCGGCCAGGCCTCTTGCCGACCGTATCGAAAACCTCAGAGACGTCACCTTTCATGCACGGCTCGGCACTCTCCTTGAGAAGACAGAGCGGATTGCTTTGATCGCAGGGTTCCTCGCAGACAGACTCTGCCCGGATATGAAAGACAAAGCTGTCAGGGCAGCCCGCCTCTGCAAGACCGATCTCATCACCGGCGTTGTCAGAGAATTCCCCGAGCTCCAGGGCATTATGGGGAAATATTATGCTCATCACGACAGAGAGGAAAGGGATGTGGCCGACGCGCTTGAAGAACAATATATGCCGAAAAGCTTCGGCGACAGGATCCCCCAGACAGAGGTTGGCGCAATGCTGAGTCTTGCCGACAAAATCGACAACATTGCTTCGTTCTTTTCCATTGGCCTTATCCCCACCGGATCTGAAGACCCCTTTGCCCTGAGACGCCAGGCAATGGGCATCGTCTCGATTTTTCTTGAAAGAGGATACAGCCTTGGCATGCAGGAGGTGTTTGGCCATGCGCTGAAGAACCTGCAGAAAGTCACGGCCCCTGAGCAGGTGATGGAAAACATCACGAACTTCATGAGCCAGAGAACAGAGTTCATCCTCTCATCAGCAGGCCACGATCAGGAGATCATCAGATCCGTGCTTCAGCTCTCGTTTGTACAGCCCCTTTCCGGCGTCACGTCAAGGATCGTTGCTCTTGCCGCTGCAAAAAAAGAGGCTGCGTTCGCCGACTTTCTCCTGGCGATCAAAAGGGTGAACAATATCGTACCCAAGACCCCGCTTCCGGCTGCAGAGCCTTCCCTCTTCCAGCAGGATGAGGAGAAGAACCTGAGCGCAAGCCATGCTTCCCTGAAAACAGCTCTCGCACCCTGTCTTGAAGCGGGTGATTTCCCTGCGGCTCTCAAGGCGATACTGCCGATAACGCCGGCGATAAACGGTTTTTTTGACAAGGTTCTGGTCATGGACAAACGGGAAGAGATCAAGACAAACAGGCTTTCCCTGCTCAGGGAGATATGGGAAAGTGTAGCACCAATTGCGGATTTTTCAAGGTTTCAGTCGTAA
- the rpsI gene encoding 30S ribosomal protein S9 translates to MAEIKYNSTGRRKNAVARVIIAPGTGKITVNNKSLDDYFHRETLRMIIKQPIELVGVTGKHDISVKVAGGGLTGQAGAIRHGISRALLRVDADMRGKLKKEGFLTRDPREKERKKYGLAGARKRFQFSKR, encoded by the coding sequence ATGGCAGAGATAAAATATAACAGCACAGGAAGAAGAAAGAACGCCGTTGCACGGGTCATCATCGCACCGGGCACAGGCAAGATCACGGTCAATAACAAGTCACTTGACGATTACTTCCATAGAGAGACTCTCCGCATGATCATAAAGCAGCCGATCGAGCTCGTAGGGGTTACCGGCAAGCATGACATATCCGTCAAAGTTGCAGGCGGCGGTCTTACCGGTCAGGCAGGTGCCATCAGGCACGGCATCTCAAGGGCCCTGTTACGGGTCGATGCCGATATGAGGGGCAAGCTCAAGAAGGAAGGGTTCCTTACCAGGGATCCGAGGGAAAAGGAAAGAAAGAAATACGGTCTCGCAGGGGCAAGAAAGCGCTTCCAGTTCTCAAAGAGATAG